In Clostridium sporogenes, one genomic interval encodes:
- a CDS encoding cation:proton antiporter: MNPFIGVGIALIVGVLFGKIMNRFKIPAVAGYIIAGLVLGVSGFNLENNIMIEKLSFIGDFALGIIAFNIGSELEVSVIKKLGKPIFIIAFFEATLAFAAVTIITLILGEKIYTALILGAVASATAPAATVMVLKELKAKGPLTTTLLGVVAVDDAICLMIYSVASSLAKVFIANKPINAYSIIVPPLVEIFFSLLAGFVLGIILIYILNKCSRDSEIQTLTLGAIIILTGLCIKFNLSSLLASMCLGITVANLSTHSDDVFATIENFASPVITAFFVLAGARLDIRMIPKIGILGICYLIFRMIGKVSGASLGAAISKAPKPVQKYIGYGLFSQIGVAVGLAIIVSREFKGTGLDTKVLTILLATTIITEIIGPLSTKTAIIKAKEANV, translated from the coding sequence ATGAATCCATTTATAGGAGTTGGTATTGCTCTTATTGTTGGTGTACTTTTTGGAAAGATAATGAATCGATTCAAAATTCCGGCAGTAGCGGGTTATATCATTGCTGGATTAGTACTTGGAGTGTCGGGTTTTAATCTAGAAAATAATATAATGATTGAAAAATTATCTTTTATAGGAGATTTTGCTTTAGGAATTATAGCCTTTAATATAGGTAGTGAATTAGAAGTATCTGTAATAAAAAAATTGGGCAAGCCTATTTTTATAATTGCATTTTTCGAAGCTACTTTAGCCTTTGCTGCAGTTACTATAATTACACTAATATTAGGTGAAAAAATATATACTGCACTAATATTAGGAGCGGTAGCCTCTGCAACAGCTCCAGCAGCTACAGTAATGGTACTTAAAGAACTGAAAGCTAAAGGGCCTTTAACTACTACTTTACTTGGAGTAGTAGCAGTAGATGATGCTATATGCCTTATGATATATTCAGTAGCCTCTTCTTTGGCAAAGGTTTTTATTGCAAATAAACCTATTAATGCCTACTCTATAATAGTTCCACCCCTTGTAGAAATATTCTTTTCTCTTTTAGCGGGTTTTGTTTTAGGCATAATCTTAATTTATATACTTAATAAATGTTCCAGAGATTCAGAAATTCAAACTTTAACATTAGGTGCTATTATAATACTTACAGGACTATGTATAAAATTTAATTTATCTTCTCTTTTGGCTTCTATGTGTTTAGGTATAACTGTGGCAAACTTATCTACCCATAGTGATGACGTCTTTGCTACTATAGAAAATTTTGCTTCACCTGTTATAACAGCATTTTTTGTTTTAGCTGGTGCTAGATTAGATATAAGAATGATACCTAAAATAGGTATATTAGGCATATGTTATCTTATATTTAGGATGATAGGAAAAGTATCTGGTGCTTCTTTAGGTGCTGCAATTTCTAAAGCTCCTAAACCTGTACAAAAATACATAGGCTATGGTCTATTTTCACAAATAGGTGTAGCTGTAGGCTTAGCCATTATAGTGAGTAGAGAATTTAAAGGAACTGGTCTTGATACGAAAGTTTTAACTATACTTTTAGCAACTACGATTATTACAGAAATAATAGGACCACTATCCACAAAAACTGCTATAATAAAAGCTAAAGAAGCAAATGTATAA